The Sporosarcina ureae genomic sequence CTCTTGAGGCGTTGATTTTCCGCATTCAGGATGAGTTGTACCGGCAATTCGAGTTGCGTTCGGCGTGCGGAGTCGGACCGAATATGTTGTTGTCAAAACTCGCGCTAGATCTCGAAGCGAAGAAAACGGGGATCGCGCATTGGACGTATGAAGATGTGCCGAAGAAGCTATGGCCTGTTGCTCCGCTTCGTAAAATGTGGGGAATCGGCAAGCAAGTGGAGCGAACGCTTGAAGACATGGGCGTGTATTCAGTCGGCGATCTCGCGCATACGCCGCTTGAAAGTTTGGAGAAGAAGTTCGGTGTGATGGGCAATCAACTGTATTATCATGCACATGGCATCGATTATTCCGACCTCGGCTCCGTGTTGATCGAAGGCCAAGTGAGTTATGGCAAAGGGCAGACATTGTTGCGCGATTATACGACGACTGACGAAATATTGGCTGTAATGCTTGAGATGTGTGAAGATACGGCAATGCGCGCGCGGCTTGCGAAAAAGAAAGGGCGTACGATCACCTTGTCGTTCGGTTATTCAAAGCACGTACTCGGTGGCGGGTTCAATCGTCAAAAAACGCTGTCGGAAGCGACGAATGAAACGATGGCGATTTATCGTGTTTGCCTGGGGCTGTTTGAAACGTTCCATGACGGGCGTCCGGTACGCCATATGTCTGTCAACTTGTCGAATCTTGAAGAACAGGACAGCTTCCAGCTCAGCTTATTCGAACCGATGAATGGGAAGCAACAGAAAATCGGTCAGGTGATGGATGAAATTCGCATGAAGTATGGATCAGCTGCTATTCTTCGCGCGGTTTCCGTTACGCCAGGGGGTACGGCGTATAGAAGGAATCAATTGATTGGCGGACATTATAAATGAAAACAAGTCGAATCAAGTCGTACCATCTCGCTATTATAGAGAGGATTTATTTCAAATACTGAAACATCCCAGTTCCGTAACTTTCGATAACCTAAAAGTTTTGCTAAAATCAAATAGCAAGCACTATAAAAAAGACTGCAAGAGAAGTGGTGCAGAACAAAGGAGGAAAGCCAGTGAAAGTATTACTGGATTTGCGCTGGTTTTTTTCTGAGAGAAAAAAACAATACAGCATAGGGATCACGGCTCTGATGATTGTCGCGTTACTGCAACTGGCACCGCCGAAAATTATCGGCTATATTGTCGATGCGGTCGCAAAAGATGAATTAACCGCGGAGATGCTGACGCGCTGGATGATTATTCTGGCAGTGACGGGTGTATTGATGTATGTCTTGCGTTATATTTGGCGCGTAATGATTTTCGGCTCATCGGTATACCTTGCACGGGTCATGAGAGAGCGTCTGTTTAAGCACTTCACGCGCATGTCACCTTCATTTTATCAGCGACGCCGTGTCGGAGATTTAATGGCACACGCGACAAATGATATCAATGCGGTGCAACAAACGGCGGGATCAGGCATTCTGACACTCTTCGATTCGATTTCGACAGGTGGTTTCGTCATCTTGATGATGGCGTTTTCGATTAGTTGGAAGTTAACGCTGATCGCCCTCGTACCGATTCCGGTGATGATTATCTTGACAAGTTATTATGGACGGTTATTACGTAATCGATTCCGTGTGGCACAGGAAGCATTCTCTGATTTGAACGACAAAGCACAAGAGAGTATTTCAGGAATCAAAGTGCTGAAGACATTTGGTCAGCAAAAAGAAGATGTCGAGTCGTTCACGAAACGTTCGGAACAAGTCGTCAAGGAGAATATGCGCGTTGCGAAAGTGGATGCGTTGTTTGATCCGACGATTGCGGGAATTTTT encodes the following:
- a CDS encoding DNA polymerase thumb domain-containing protein; translated protein: MKPLPNRKIACLDIRSFYASCAAAMEGLDVMEVPIAIVGDMERKGGVVLAASPPLKKQFGVTTGMRLYEIPDDPRIRLIEPKMQFYIDVSMELTKLLNRYVPKEAIHVYSIDESFIDFTGTEKLWGPLEALIFRIQDELYRQFELRSACGVGPNMLLSKLALDLEAKKTGIAHWTYEDVPKKLWPVAPLRKMWGIGKQVERTLEDMGVYSVGDLAHTPLESLEKKFGVMGNQLYYHAHGIDYSDLGSVLIEGQVSYGKGQTLLRDYTTTDEILAVMLEMCEDTAMRARLAKKKGRTITLSFGYSKHVLGGGFNRQKTLSEATNETMAIYRVCLGLFETFHDGRPVRHMSVNLSNLEEQDSFQLSLFEPMNGKQQKIGQVMDEIRMKYGSAAILRAVSVTPGGTAYRRNQLIGGHYK